The following coding sequences lie in one Burkholderia cepacia genomic window:
- a CDS encoding branched-chain amino acid ABC transporter substrate-binding protein produces the protein MNIKMQKLLPITAAAMLCVAAASNAAADQVVKIGHVAPLTGGIAHLGKDNENGARLAVEEINAKGLTVGGQKITLQLDPQDDAADPRQATQVAQKLVDDKVVAVVGHLNSGTSIPASKIYSDAGIVQISPSATNPAYTQQGFKTTYRVVATDAQQGPALANYAHSKGIKSVAVVDDSTAYGQGLANEFEKKAKALGLKVMSHDATNDKAVDFRAILTKIKGENPDAIMYGGMDATGGPFAKQAKQLGLRAKILAGDGVCTEKLADLAGDATDNVVCSEAGASLEKMSGGAAFKAKYEKRFGQPIQIYAPFTYDAVYIIVDAMKRSNSTDPAKILAAMPATNYSGVIGTTTFDSKGDLQHGVISLYNYKGGKKSLLDEVKM, from the coding sequence GCGGCGATGCTGTGCGTTGCAGCTGCAAGCAACGCGGCCGCCGATCAAGTCGTCAAGATCGGCCACGTCGCGCCCTTGACGGGCGGTATTGCACACCTGGGCAAGGACAACGAAAACGGCGCACGTCTCGCAGTTGAAGAGATCAACGCGAAGGGTCTCACGGTCGGCGGCCAGAAAATCACGCTGCAACTCGACCCGCAGGATGACGCGGCCGACCCGCGGCAGGCCACGCAGGTTGCGCAGAAGCTCGTCGACGACAAGGTCGTCGCCGTGGTCGGCCACCTGAACTCGGGCACGTCGATCCCGGCCTCGAAGATCTACAGCGATGCGGGCATCGTGCAGATCTCGCCGTCGGCGACCAACCCGGCCTACACGCAGCAAGGCTTCAAGACCACGTACCGCGTGGTCGCGACCGATGCGCAACAGGGCCCGGCACTGGCGAACTACGCGCACTCGAAGGGTATCAAGAGCGTGGCGGTGGTCGACGATTCGACCGCCTACGGCCAGGGTCTCGCGAACGAGTTCGAGAAGAAGGCGAAGGCGCTCGGCCTGAAGGTGATGTCGCATGACGCGACGAACGACAAGGCCGTCGACTTCCGCGCGATTCTGACCAAGATCAAGGGCGAGAATCCGGACGCGATCATGTACGGCGGCATGGACGCCACCGGCGGCCCGTTCGCGAAACAGGCAAAGCAGCTCGGCCTGCGCGCGAAGATCCTCGCGGGCGACGGCGTGTGCACGGAAAAGCTGGCCGACCTGGCCGGCGACGCGACCGACAACGTGGTGTGCTCGGAAGCCGGTGCTTCGCTCGAGAAGATGTCGGGCGGCGCAGCGTTCAAGGCGAAGTACGAGAAGCGCTTCGGCCAGCCGATCCAGATCTACGCACCGTTCACGTATGACGCCGTGTACATCATCGTCGATGCGATGAAGCGCTCGAACTCGACGGATCCGGCGAAGATCCTCGCCGCGATGCCTGCGACGAACTACTCGGGCGTGATCGGCACGACGACCTTCGACTCGAAGGGCGACCTGCAGCACGGCGTGATCTCGCTGTACAACTACAAGGGCGGCAAGAAGTCGCTGCTCGACGAAGTGAAGATGTAA